The Bacillus marinisedimentorum sequence TCGGTGAACGTGCAGACTCCTATGGTGCAAACGGACCGAACCTGACCCATGAAATCAAATCAGCGCTTCAGGATGACAAAGAGAATAGCACCGTCGTGATGAGCCGTGTATATGGACTTGGAGGAAAAGACTTCTACCCTGCAGATGCAGAAAAGTTCTTTGAATTGGCAATAGAAGCAGCCGAAAACAATCGTGCCGAGAAGCCGTTTGATTATCACGGCATCAACAAGGGCAAGCCAGAGCAGGCGCTGCGCCAGGTAATCGAACCGATTCATTCCGAAGCTTACAATACAGGTTTGATAGATGTTACAAAGGATGAAGAGACGAACAAACTGAAAGTGAAGGTTCCGCCGCTCCGTGTGCTGACGGCTAAACCGAAACGGCTTGCATCCGGCCACGGCGCATGTCCGGGCTGCGGCATTTTTTCAGGACTTGAACTGTTCTTTAAAGGCATCGAAGGAGATGTAGTGACGCTCTTCCAAACTGGCTGCGGATATGTCACGACAACTGCTTACCCATACAGCTCGCATAAACAGACGTTTATCCATAACCTGTTCCAGAACGGTCCGGCGACATTGTCGGGAACAGTCGAAGCCTTCATGGAAATGAAGCGCCGCGGTGAGATAGACATTTCCGACGACTTCACTTTTGTCGTCGTAACCGGTGACGGCGGCATGGACATCGGTATGGGCTCTGCGATTGGAACTGCGCTCCGCAACCATAAAATGATCATACTTGAATACGATAACGAAGGCTATATGAACACGGGATCACAGCAGTCCTATTCCACGCCTATCGGTCATATGACAACAACATCAGGCGTCGGCAAAAAGCAGCAGGGCAAGACGTTCCACCATAAGGATACACCGCAAATCATGGCGGCGACCGGCATTCCGTACGTCTTCACCGGCTCGGAAGCATACCCGCAGGATTTGATCAAAAAGGCAGCCAAGGCTCAGTGGTATGCGCAAAATGAAGGACTGGTCTACGGCAAACTGCTCATCACCTGCCCGCTGAACTGGAAAGTCGCAGATGACCAGGGACAAAACGTTGTGAAAGCAGCAGTGGACTCTTGCTTCTTCCCATTATATGAGGTCGAACATGGTGTCACCACGATAACCTTTGATCCTGATGCAAAGAAAAAGCGTGTCCCGGTTTCCGACTGGCTCAAAACAATGGGCAAATCGAAACATATGCTGAAAGAAGAAAACAAACCGCTGCTTGATGAATTCAGCGAAATCGTTGATAACAGGTGGCAGCGGCTGAAAGCGAAACACGATAATCCAATGCTGTGACAATAAGCGAAGAAGCAGGCGAATATGCCTGCTTCTTTAATTTTGCCGGCGGGTTTTATCGGCTGATTCATGACCTTACTTAAAAATCGAACTTCCTTTGCCTGGCATGCCCCTGGAGCGGAAATCAGCTTCCCGTTTCAAAGTGCTGTGAATCGAAAACAAAAGTCTTTTCCTATTCCATAATCCTGCCCGTTTGATGAACATTTTTCCTCATTTTTTATAATTATGACCCGGATTGACTGAAACATAGAAATTGGCTGCAGGATCTTGGGGGTTTGATACCTGTTTTTATGTGGTTCTTATTATGAATCTAAATACAGAGCTAACAAACAGAAAATAGTTTTTTGAATAAAGGCTTCTGTCTCACCATAAAAGTAAGTACAGAAAGGGAGGGGTGGAGCGTGGATGTCTTAACCGTCAGGCAAGCGACAGAGCATGAAATTGCGGTCATTTTGAGCCAAGCGGGAAGGGTGTTCTATGAGAGCACACAGGGAATGTTTGGATATGATCCGGGAGCGGCCCGAGAAATGTCGGCGGCTGTACTCCAGGCAGGCGGTTATTATCTCGCGGCAATAGACCAAGACGGATCACTATGCGGGTGGCTGCTCATCTGTTCAACATATGACCAAATCCTGCGGGTGCAGACAGGATATCTGGCGGAATTGTATGTCTTCAAGCGATATAGGGGCAAAGGCGTAGGGAGAAGACTTATGAAAGAGGGTATCGACGTGCTTTCAAAGAACGGCTTCAAAACAATCCAGCTCAACGTATATGCGGGAAATCCCGCCAAAAAGATGTATGAACGTTTAGGTTTCCGGACGCAAAGTTCGACGATGGCAATAGTCCTGGATTAAAAACCTCCGAATCCCGCAATATTTTCTGAAAATATGCAACCTTTCCGGTATGCCTTCGTCTTACTTGATAAGAGTTTGATAGATCAAGACAGAGGGAGGATGAAAGGGTTGCTGAAACGGCTGTTTAAAAACCCGCTTTTTTTAATCGGGTTTTTATTTGTGTTTGCTCTGCTGACCGTCAGTCTCATACATACATATGCCTTTGACGGCCACATCAGGCAAGTGCAGATGTTATATGACGAAAACAATAATTTGATTGCAGCAGCACCGCTTGAGCCGAGCTGGCAGTTGCCGCTGGGAACGGACCGGCTTGGTTTTGATTTGCTGACCAAAATCAGTGTCGGGGCTAAATATACAATTATATTCGCCTTTATAATCGCATTTTTAAGGGTTTTTGTTTCGTTTCTGATAGGAATTTTTTATGGGAATTATCTTATGAGATATAAGCGTTATATTGATGGATTTGTGGATTCTTTTCACTTTATTCCTTTGACGCTTCTGGCGTATTACATTTTGCGGCCTGTTCTGTGGGAGACACCGGACGGTTTCCTTTATACGTTCACGGAGAGGGTTTCAATCGAAGTTATCGTTCTCACACTGCTCGCTATTCCGGTTTTATCGGTACTGATCGGAAGTGAGACGAACGAAATCCTTAAGGAAGAATTTATTGACGGTGCCAGGGTGCTGGGCGGTTCACGCTGGCACTTGATGAAGCGGCATGTCATGCCGCATTTGTTTCCGCGCCTTGTCATTATTTTCGGGCAGCAGGTGATCCAGGTTCTTCTCGTTTTTGCACATCTGGGACTTCTGCAGCTTTTTTTCGGGGGGACAGATATCGATTATTCCAGAGTGCCGGACCCGCCGCAATCTTTTTCAGGGGAATGGTCAGGACTTATCGGGAACAGTTTCAGGGAAATAAGAGTTGCACCATGGATCGTATTGGCGCCGATAACGTTTTTTGCTCTGACAATGCTGGCGATGAATTTTATGCTGGAAGGATATAAAAGAGTGCTGAATGATCGGTCGATGTATGCGAAAAAGGTACAAAAGGAAAAAACAGGACAGAAGGCTGAAGCTGAAAGTGGAGATTCGTGGGCGTTTACTCCGGCAGAAGCCGACTCTTATACAAATCAGTCATGAGCCGGGGGAATCCCGGCTTTTTCTGAATAGGAGTTTGAATTGTCAGGAAGGAAGTGTTTAAGTACAGCGGCCAACTTCAAGAAGTAGATCAGTGCAGCTGCGCCTCTGTCCTCGCGTGGAGATTGTCAACTGGCGAGATTTTTTGGCTTTTTTCTAATGACTGTTCTTTTTAAATCGTTTTGGACATATTCATCGGTTGGTGCAAGTAATCGAGACACCATGAGCAGTTGTGATGAACTCAGTGTCCGCCCCGTATAAAGCGGGAAGCTTACCCTTAGTAAAACAGCAACCATTTTTACATAGATGTGTGGTCATGTAAAAATGCGGTCACACTTTGGTTGCGGAATCAATCGTTGTCTTCGAGCATCCGGTATTTTATATTTTCATCATAAAGGCCGTTCTTTTTGCCCCAGAACCAGACCAGGACAGCGGACGTGCTGAAGGAAGCCATGACGGCAACTAGTATCCATGCGGCTGTAGTCATATGATTCATCTCCTTTTGCTATTTTCTAACATCGTACTAATAGAATTAAAGTTTTGTCAACATTCCTAATCTTGAAAAATATCACTTGCAAATTACAGGGTGCTTTGTGTACAATGATTGCAATTGCTGACGAGATGGGAGGGAAGACAGGATGCACAGCAGCCTGGGTTTTATCTCAGAGTTATTATATTACATGATGATACCTTTTTTAATTGTCATACTTCTGGATCTCTTCCGCAAAAAGAAGAATAAGGATTCAGAATAAGCGGTGCACCGGCGTGCATCGCTTTTTTTTATGGACCGATAAAATTTCTCTATTTATCTATAGGGAAATTAAATTTTATTTACAGAGTGACTGTTTGTAAGATTAATAATATAAGAAATGTGAAATTTATGTGAAATAATCATTAAATTTCTGTGAAAAAGAAATGGGGGAAGAAGAAATGTTTATTAACGAAAAGTACAGCGCTGCGAAGTACTGGCTAATCTCCGCTGTTGTTTGGATATTGATCGGCATGAGCCTCGGTCTTCTGACAGCAACGAAGCAGATTGACCCCGATCTTCTCAATAACCGCTGGACAACCTACGGCCATATCAGGTCAGCCCATGTCATGCTGGTCATTTATGCATGGCTGTCAATGGCTTATGTCGGTTCGATGTTCTATATGATACCAAAACTCGCCAAAACGAATGTGTACAGCGAAAAGCTGGGTAACTTCACATGTTTGTTGTACAACATCGTAATACTTCAAGGTTTCTTTGCATTGCTGTTCGGGCAGACATCTGTCATTGAATACGGGGAGTTCCCTCTTTGGGTTGATGTGCAGCTCTTAATCGTAATTGGGCTTGTTGCATACAACTTATTCAAAACAGTGGGGAACCGGCAGGAGAAAGTGCTGTATGTCAGTCTCTGGTATTTCCTCGGTTCTTTGCTCTGGCTGCCGCTGACATGGATCGTCGGCAACTTGCCGCCACAGTGGATTCCAAATGGCGTCCAGCAGGGATTGATGGGCTGGTTCCTCGGTCATAATGCCATCGGCCTCTGGATGACGACAGTCGGTGTCGGACAGATCTATTACCTGCTTCCAAAGCTGACCGGCAAGCCGTTGTACAGCCACCAATTATCAATGATCGGCTTCTGGACAATCGCCACATTCTATGTGTGGAATGGCCCGCATCATTTGATGAATGGACCGATCCCTTCGTGGGTGTCAAAAGCAGGAATCATTCCGTCCATTTTGCTGCTGATCCCTGTTTGGGCCGTTCTTGCAAACTTCTGGGGCACCATGCGAGGAGCATGGCATAAGGTAAGAACCGATGTTCCGCTCAAATTTGTCGTAGCAGGAAGCATTTTTTACCTTTGGGCCTGCATCCAGGGGCCGCTTCAGGCATTGCCTTCAGTAAGCAGTGTCATCAAATTCACGCACTGGACGGTTGGACATGCACACATGGGTCCATTCGGAGCCTTTTCATTCACTTCGTTTGCAGCCATTTATTATATTATTCCAAGGATTATCAATCAGAAGATCTGGAGCAATCGTTTGATGGAAGCCCATTTCTGGTTCTCGACAATCGGCTTTTTAATCTTTTCATTCTCTCTGTGGACTGCAGGTCTCATTCAAGGCTTTGCCTGGATTGAAGGAGTGCCGTTCCTTGAAACTGTGCTGATGGTCGAGCCGCTTGTGATCGGGCGTGCATTGGGTGGAACAATGATGCTTCTTGGGCAGTTTGCATTCGGATATAACATCTATGTAACCTTTAAAAACAAAAGAAAAATGAATTTGCCATCCACGAAAGACGATGCTGTCACAGCATAAGAAAGAGCAGAAAGGGAGGGGAACGTGTTGGAAAAAAAGCCTTCTGGCGTATTGATCGTAGCATTTATCCTGTTTGCTTTCGGTGTACTGGGAACAGTCATTTTACCGCTTTTCGATGATTCGCTGAATGTTGCTACCCCAAGTGGAGAGCTGCGGAATTATCAGGAGAATTCCCCGGAAGCGAGAGGCAGGGAGATTTATATTGAGAACGGCTGTATGACATGCCATACGCAATTTGTCCGTTCGGTTGAAGCTGACCTGAACCAGGATCTTGGCCCTGTAACAAAAGGCGGCGACTATAAATATGACCTGCCGCACTTGCTCGGGTCAAACCGCACCGGTCCTGACTTGATGTGGGTCGGTATGAAATACAATGAGGAATGGCAGCGCCAGCACTTGCTGGACCCGCAGTCAACCAGCCCTGGTTCAATTATGCCGTCTTATGATTTTTTGACTGAACAGGAACTGGATGACCTGGTAGCTTACCTAATGAGTCTGAAACCGACCGAAGAACGAGTGGCAAGCAGCAAATAACATAGGAGGGCAGGTGTGAATCATGGACGGTAAAGAAAAACATCTTGAAGAAAAAGACAGGGGGCATGAAGAAGAAGTGTCCGGCATCCGTGTCGGCCATAAAAAACTCCCAAGATTTCTGCTCGTAGTATATATCGTGCTCGGCGTTTGGGCAATCGGTTATGCAGTCTTTGCACCGGGGAAACTGGTCGTGTCAGAGACCAGCGAAGCTTCCGCCCAAAAAGGGCAACAAATTGTTGAGGGAACTTGCATGAACTGCCATGCCACCGGCGCAGCCCCTGTACTCGAAGGTGTAACGGACCGATTAAAAGATGACGAGATCCGCCATATTCTCGAAAATGGACGGAACACGATGCCGGCGCTTGGCGACAGGTACAACGAAAAAGAGGTCGACCAAATTTTGGCGTTTCTAAAAACATACAAATAAGGAGGGGAGATCATTGAAAGGATTTATTATCCGGTTATTCACTTACTTTTTAATTCTGACGTTGCCGTATTGGAACGGTTTCAGGGTGGATATTGATGCGAATCGTTTTTATTTATTCGGATATGAACTCGGTTATACCGCCAGCTATTTATTTTTCCTGTTCTTGCTGATGCTGATCGCAGGTTTCATTGGGATGGCGATGGTATGGAAGCGGTTTTTCTGTAAATTTGTGTGCCCGCATAATACGATCAGCTATGCTTTGAATCAGATAGAACTTAAATTCGGAACACCTGGCAAAGCTTTTACGATTTTACTAAGCATTGCGGCGAGTCTTTTTATGGCCGTCTCCACGGTCAGTTTCTTTTATGATCCATCCGTCATTATTGCGTCGCTCGCGAACATTGAGCCAAACAAATACTTCTGGCTTGTGTTGTCATTGTGGTTCATTTATATCGGGATGACATATAAGGCGAGAAATTCATTTTGTAAAGTTTGCCCATACGGACTGGCCCAGGGCGTTTCTGGCATCGACCGGAAAATGAAGCCGATCCGGAACCCCGGTGTATGGATTACATGGGGTACGACAATCGTTTTGTTCGTATTTTTAGTGGCAGGCTGGATGAAATAATGGGCAGAAGGACAGAAAGCAGGTGGAAAAGATGAAGAAAAGACTTTTGAAAAAAGGTGCTGCAGCTGTCGTCTTGGCTCTTGTGCTTACCTCCTGTTCTGCAGCTGAACGTACAAAAGAGGTGTCAGTATCACAACCGACGCAGATAGACTTTGAAATCGACCCCGATTATTCAACGAACTGGTGGAAGGACCAGCCAAACGGTAATTCCATGGTGGATCCTGATTGGGACGGATCGGGTCTCATGCTTACCGCCAATGAAGTAAGTGAAGGCATAACCATTACCGACCTGGAAACAGGTGAACCTGTCAAGTACATTCAGGGAGAAGGCACACCTCACCATATCCATATGAACAAGGAACAGACATGGGCATTTGCGACCCAGCGTTACGGTTCAAGCGTTCTGGCGATTGATATGGAGACTCTTGAGGCGAAAGAAATCACATTTCCGGGAATGGGTGAAAAACCGGGACCGCTGCATCTCGCATTTTCCCATGATGGAAAATATGCCTTTGTCGCATTGAACTCAGCAGGAGCAGTTGCTAAAATCGACGCCAATAAAGCGGAGTTTATCGAAGTGATTGAAGGAGTGGGAGAGCGCCCTCGTGATTTGGCGGTAACACCTGATGGCAAGAAACTTTATGTGAGCAACCAGGCTAGTCCGTTTATTGCTGTAGTCGATCTTGATACGAATAAAGTAAGGCACCTTGAACGGACGAAATCCGATTACGGAAAAGGAACCGGCTCAGGGCTCGACATGTCGAACGACGGAAAGTATGTAGCTGTGTCGAATACGCTTGATAATGAAGTGGCGGTCTATGACACAAAAACGGATAAATTAATCGAAAAGATCGGTGATATTCCAGGTCCGGTAAATGTCTCTTTTATGGGTGAAAGCAATTATTTAGCGACAGGAAACCGTTCTGACGGTTCAACCTCAATTGTCGATACGGAAAGATGGACGCTTGTTGATACGATTGAAACAGGCGGGGGGACGAACATCCCATACCTCGGTCCGGATGGACTCTGGTATACATCACAAAATGGCGCCGGTTTTTTGACAGTCATCGATCCTGATGATCATTTTCGCATCACCCGGAAAATCTGGGGCGTTCAAAATATCCACTGGCTGTATTGGGCGCCGGATGGAAAAACAATGTTCGGCACGAACTGGGGAGAAAAGAAAGTTACAAAGGTCGATATGACAAAACGCAAGGATTTCCGGGAGACCTATCTTGTGGGATTGAATCCTAATGGAATAGCGTTATATACTGATGTATCAGAAGAAAAATTGGAAGAATTCCGCAACAACAACGAAGGAGTGGCGGAAACCGTTGAAAAAGCTTCAACGCTTGTTATTCCTGAACCCAGGGATGAGCGCGAAGAAGCGTTCCTTGGCACATGTCTGCAATGCCATGACATCGGTCGGATCATGAGGAACAATAATAAGGGTGATCAGTGGTCAGCAACAGTTGACCGCATGCAGGGAAACGGAGCCCAAATGACCGACGAAAGCAAGAAGCTGATTGTTGAATACTTGAAATCAAATCAGCATAAGAGTCTCGAGATTCAAACGCAGTTGATGGAGGAATTGAGTGAAGGCAAGGGAAACAATAAGGCAGAACAGCCGGAAGAACAAACAGAGGATAAGGAAAAGAAGTAACGCATTTACGGGAGGTCTGAAGTGGTGAAACGAATGAGCTTCCAGGCCACCTCAAAAAAAAAAGGCAGGCTATGCAGGCGCCTGCCCCTTTTCTTCTGTTGTTACCAGCTGCTCCCAAAAAAGCCGGGCGAGACTATTTGGGAATCCGGCGTCCCGTCTCATGATAAAGAAAGGTCTTTTTATTATTTGTTTGGTAGGGACGATGACAAGTTCGCCTTTTTCAATTTCTTTCCCGCATGCTTTCTGGGAGACAGCGGCGATTCCGAACCCTTTTTTTACAGATTCGATGATTAATTGATTATTGTTGAATTCCATCAGGGATGCGGGTGTCAGATTATGGGACTCCCAATAGCCTGACGCCGCTTGTCTTAATGAACAGCCATGTTCCCTGATCAGCCAGGTCGCTTTCTTTAGGCAGGAAGGGGCAAAGAATCCATCATAAACAAATTCATAAGCCGGCGATGCAACCAGGACTACTTCATCCTCATCGAATGGCTCAACGTAGAATGGATATTTATCTTCCTTTCCTTCAACTAAAGCGATATCAATTTCTTCATTATATAATGAATCTGCGATTTCGTTTGAAGTGCCGACCTTAAGCCGCAGCTGTTCGGGTGAAAAGGCTGATCCAGAATAAAATTCATTTAAAAGATCTGATATGACAGCTTCACCGATTGTATTGCTGCAGCCAATCCTTAAAATATCCGGCTGTTTGGCATTTTTCATGGAAACTGCCAGCTTGTCTATGTAACCAAGCAATTCTTCAGAATGCCGAAGCAGGATTTTGCCATGCTCGGTTAATTCAACTTTGCGCGGTTCCCGTTTAAACAGCCTGACGTCAAAATCGGTTTCAAGCGTTTGAATATGGTGGCTGACAGAAGGCTGGGACATATTCAGAAGCTTTGCCGCTTTTGAAAAGCTTTTTGTCCGTGCAACTGCCAGGAAGGTATCTAGGTGTACTGTATTCATATGATTTTCCTCCAAGTTTGATATTGTGCAAGTATACTATATTTTCCGGCTTTGTTTCACCTAATATTGACAAATTGATAAAAAAGGAGTGGTAAATGATATGATGCCAAAATGGCTGGTAGGCGTATTGAGTGTTCTGATCTCTTTAGCTGTATTCGGACTTGTCTATTTTACAAGAGACACTTCGATAGCTGAAAGAGATATCCCGTTTGAGTTCCTGGCGATTGGTGTCCTTTCTGCAGCAACGCTTTTCACGGTATTGGGAATCCGATACAATCTCAAAAAATGATAATTTAATCGGCTTGCAGTCGTTTGACTGCAAGCCTTTTTTGGCTTGTGCCATTCCAGTGTTATCTGACTTGAGCCACGATGCCGTTGTGAACTTTAATGAAACCATGCCGAATGATATCCAGTCCGTTTTCATAGCAATAAAGCCCCATTTGCCTGATATCCATCAATTCTCTGTACGTATGATTCATCACATCAGCCATAATTGTGTAGTAAAGTCTCGACTTGAACTGGTTGCGCGGTGTCGTCATGATGATATAACCTCCAGGCTTTACGAAACGCCGATGGAAATCAATAATTTCAGATTTATACTCATCAGGAACATGTTCGAGTAAACCGACGCTTAATACGATATCAAACTCTTTGCCATATTTTAAATTGCGGATGTCATCAACTACATATTCAATATTCATCTGGTCTTTATACCAGACTTTCGGGCCGCCGGTAGCCGGATTGGCCCCCAGGAACGGGTAGCTTGAAGGGAAATGACCGAAACGGTCCGTCCTGCAAAATGCATCATAATCTACCAGTACCGCTTCACCGCCGGGATACATGGCAGAAAGCTGCATGGCTTCATAACCTTCAGCGGCCCCCAAAAACAGGATGCGCGGTTTTTTTACATCCAGCCCCTCGAACAAGGCCCGTTTTCCGCGAGGATCCCAGATACCGTCTTCAATTCTGTGTGCATAATTCCAGAGAGATAATCGGACAACGCTCCCAAGCACATGTTTGATCTCCTGCAGCTTGAACGTTGCTGCAGATTTTGACAGCGCTTTCATATTGCTGTTAAGTTCAGCCGGAACATCCTTAATGAACCAACTGTGAAAAGAACGGTTGAAAAATTCCCAGGACGTTTTTACGGGCATTGGTTCCTGGTGCTCTTGTTCCCAATCCAAGCGTTCTTTTGCGAGTTTTTTAACCTGTACCGGTTTACCGATCTTTTTCCAGTTTAATTGTGACCAGTCATGCACGGGGTTTGCAGTTATGAACTTGTCCACATTATCGGGGTTCCGCAAGTCATTGCGATAGCTGGGTGTCAGTGATGTATGATGCAAGTGCTCTTCGTGGAAAGGATGCATGGATGGTTCAGTACGTAATGCCAGGCTCACCACCTCCTATATAACAAATAATGGATTCACTGTGATTAAAGTATGTCACAATGAAAGCTTCACCGTCAATTAATAATCAGAAAATTTAAAAAGCATGGCGCGGATTTGCGTCATGCTTTTTAAGATAAGAAAGTTGTTCATTTGCGGATTTGGAGCCGTTGACCCCTGAAGCATCTCCCCTAAGCAGGCCCCGTTTCGTTGTCCAGCTGCAGTCGCCAGCGGCAATCCACATAAGCGGCGATTCCCTCCGGAAGGAAAATCCGCCGTCCTTCGGGTGACCCGCTTATGCGTACGACGCTGAACGGCGCCTTCAGCATATCGAATTACCAGAAGAACAGGCCGGCGATTGCGATTCCGGCAATGGCTGCCAGGGCAATGCGCTGCGGGCCAAAAAAGAACGGACCGCCGTAAAATCCATAGCCGAAACCGCGGCGGCCACGTCCTCCGTCAGGCTGCAAGTAGACATACTGGCGGTCTACATTGACAATCTTGCCGCGGTACTTGCGGCCATCCCGAGACCTGATATCGACAACCTGACCGCGGTAGCGCCGGCACAGGTCGTAATAACGTGTGCTCATTATAAAACCTCCTTAATCAGCTTACATTTCAGTGTATTGCTGAATAAGGAAGATGGATTGTACTTCTGACCATTGTTTACCGTTTTGTACCGATATATATGTTCCAGCCTATCAATTGTTTTGTTGAATCAAGCATCTTTTCATGTTCCTTAAGTGTCTTGAAATGATCTGCTGAAAGATCGAATTCAGGCATGAATTCTCTAGGGGTTCCGGAAACTGGGAAATC is a genomic window containing:
- a CDS encoding thiamine pyrophosphate-dependent enzyme, coding for MAISEDKLPKQTGQEEQVVTFESGNEMAAKAAAQINYHMMGYFPITPSTEIAQYLDTMKANGEHDIKLVPADGEHGSAGINYGGSVTGARVFNATSANGFLYMIEQLPVQSGTRFPMVMNLVTRSVSGPLDIRGDHSDLYYGLNTGWVILTAPTPQAVYDFNIMALKIAERADVRLPVVVAYDGFFTSHQKRKVLSFKDRSAVQKFVGEAPKGYPTAIEKDKPVTIGAHMNGDDLMNNHFQQSEAIYRAGEAFKEVAREYAEMSGREYKALNEYMMEDAEVALFLVNSASETAKDIVDQLRAKGIKAGVVSPNIIRPFPVEEIRRTFKNVKALLVGERADSYGANGPNLTHEIKSALQDDKENSTVVMSRVYGLGGKDFYPADAEKFFELAIEAAENNRAEKPFDYHGINKGKPEQALRQVIEPIHSEAYNTGLIDVTKDEETNKLKVKVPPLRVLTAKPKRLASGHGACPGCGIFSGLELFFKGIEGDVVTLFQTGCGYVTTTAYPYSSHKQTFIHNLFQNGPATLSGTVEAFMEMKRRGEIDISDDFTFVVVTGDGGMDIGMGSAIGTALRNHKMIILEYDNEGYMNTGSQQSYSTPIGHMTTTSGVGKKQQGKTFHHKDTPQIMAATGIPYVFTGSEAYPQDLIKKAAKAQWYAQNEGLVYGKLLITCPLNWKVADDQGQNVVKAAVDSCFFPLYEVEHGVTTITFDPDAKKKRVPVSDWLKTMGKSKHMLKEENKPLLDEFSEIVDNRWQRLKAKHDNPML
- a CDS encoding GNAT family N-acetyltransferase is translated as MDVLTVRQATEHEIAVILSQAGRVFYESTQGMFGYDPGAAREMSAAVLQAGGYYLAAIDQDGSLCGWLLICSTYDQILRVQTGYLAELYVFKRYRGKGVGRRLMKEGIDVLSKNGFKTIQLNVYAGNPAKKMYERLGFRTQSSTMAIVLD
- a CDS encoding ABC transporter permease — encoded protein: MKGLLKRLFKNPLFLIGFLFVFALLTVSLIHTYAFDGHIRQVQMLYDENNNLIAAAPLEPSWQLPLGTDRLGFDLLTKISVGAKYTIIFAFIIAFLRVFVSFLIGIFYGNYLMRYKRYIDGFVDSFHFIPLTLLAYYILRPVLWETPDGFLYTFTERVSIEVIVLTLLAIPVLSVLIGSETNEILKEEFIDGARVLGGSRWHLMKRHVMPHLFPRLVIIFGQQVIQVLLVFAHLGLLQLFFGGTDIDYSRVPDPPQSFSGEWSGLIGNSFREIRVAPWIVLAPITFFALTMLAMNFMLEGYKRVLNDRSMYAKKVQKEKTGQKAEAESGDSWAFTPAEADSYTNQS
- a CDS encoding cbb3-type cytochrome c oxidase subunit I, yielding MFINEKYSAAKYWLISAVVWILIGMSLGLLTATKQIDPDLLNNRWTTYGHIRSAHVMLVIYAWLSMAYVGSMFYMIPKLAKTNVYSEKLGNFTCLLYNIVILQGFFALLFGQTSVIEYGEFPLWVDVQLLIVIGLVAYNLFKTVGNRQEKVLYVSLWYFLGSLLWLPLTWIVGNLPPQWIPNGVQQGLMGWFLGHNAIGLWMTTVGVGQIYYLLPKLTGKPLYSHQLSMIGFWTIATFYVWNGPHHLMNGPIPSWVSKAGIIPSILLLIPVWAVLANFWGTMRGAWHKVRTDVPLKFVVAGSIFYLWACIQGPLQALPSVSSVIKFTHWTVGHAHMGPFGAFSFTSFAAIYYIIPRIINQKIWSNRLMEAHFWFSTIGFLIFSFSLWTAGLIQGFAWIEGVPFLETVLMVEPLVIGRALGGTMMLLGQFAFGYNIYVTFKNKRKMNLPSTKDDAVTA
- a CDS encoding cbb3-type cytochrome c oxidase subunit II; the protein is MEKKPSGVLIVAFILFAFGVLGTVILPLFDDSLNVATPSGELRNYQENSPEARGREIYIENGCMTCHTQFVRSVEADLNQDLGPVTKGGDYKYDLPHLLGSNRTGPDLMWVGMKYNEEWQRQHLLDPQSTSPGSIMPSYDFLTEQELDDLVAYLMSLKPTEERVASSK
- a CDS encoding c-type cytochrome, producing MDGKEKHLEEKDRGHEEEVSGIRVGHKKLPRFLLVVYIVLGVWAIGYAVFAPGKLVVSETSEASAQKGQQIVEGTCMNCHATGAAPVLEGVTDRLKDDEIRHILENGRNTMPALGDRYNEKEVDQILAFLKTYK
- a CDS encoding 4Fe-4S binding protein, giving the protein MKGFIIRLFTYFLILTLPYWNGFRVDIDANRFYLFGYELGYTASYLFFLFLLMLIAGFIGMAMVWKRFFCKFVCPHNTISYALNQIELKFGTPGKAFTILLSIAASLFMAVSTVSFFYDPSVIIASLANIEPNKYFWLVLSLWFIYIGMTYKARNSFCKVCPYGLAQGVSGIDRKMKPIRNPGVWITWGTTIVLFVFLVAGWMK
- a CDS encoding YncE family protein encodes the protein MKKRLLKKGAAAVVLALVLTSCSAAERTKEVSVSQPTQIDFEIDPDYSTNWWKDQPNGNSMVDPDWDGSGLMLTANEVSEGITITDLETGEPVKYIQGEGTPHHIHMNKEQTWAFATQRYGSSVLAIDMETLEAKEITFPGMGEKPGPLHLAFSHDGKYAFVALNSAGAVAKIDANKAEFIEVIEGVGERPRDLAVTPDGKKLYVSNQASPFIAVVDLDTNKVRHLERTKSDYGKGTGSGLDMSNDGKYVAVSNTLDNEVAVYDTKTDKLIEKIGDIPGPVNVSFMGESNYLATGNRSDGSTSIVDTERWTLVDTIETGGGTNIPYLGPDGLWYTSQNGAGFLTVIDPDDHFRITRKIWGVQNIHWLYWAPDGKTMFGTNWGEKKVTKVDMTKRKDFRETYLVGLNPNGIALYTDVSEEKLEEFRNNNEGVAETVEKASTLVIPEPRDEREEAFLGTCLQCHDIGRIMRNNNKGDQWSATVDRMQGNGAQMTDESKKLIVEYLKSNQHKSLEIQTQLMEELSEGKGNNKAEQPEEQTEDKEKK
- a CDS encoding LysR family transcriptional regulator produces the protein MNTVHLDTFLAVARTKSFSKAAKLLNMSQPSVSHHIQTLETDFDVRLFKREPRKVELTEHGKILLRHSEELLGYIDKLAVSMKNAKQPDILRIGCSNTIGEAVISDLLNEFYSGSAFSPEQLRLKVGTSNEIADSLYNEEIDIALVEGKEDKYPFYVEPFDEDEVVLVASPAYEFVYDGFFAPSCLKKATWLIREHGCSLRQAASGYWESHNLTPASLMEFNNNQLIIESVKKGFGIAAVSQKACGKEIEKGELVIVPTKQIIKRPFFIMRRDAGFPNSLARLFWEQLVTTEEKGQAPA
- a CDS encoding class I SAM-dependent methyltransferase, with product MSLALRTEPSMHPFHEEHLHHTSLTPSYRNDLRNPDNVDKFITANPVHDWSQLNWKKIGKPVQVKKLAKERLDWEQEHQEPMPVKTSWEFFNRSFHSWFIKDVPAELNSNMKALSKSAATFKLQEIKHVLGSVVRLSLWNYAHRIEDGIWDPRGKRALFEGLDVKKPRILFLGAAEGYEAMQLSAMYPGGEAVLVDYDAFCRTDRFGHFPSSYPFLGANPATGGPKVWYKDQMNIEYVVDDIRNLKYGKEFDIVLSVGLLEHVPDEYKSEIIDFHRRFVKPGGYIIMTTPRNQFKSRLYYTIMADVMNHTYRELMDIRQMGLYCYENGLDIIRHGFIKVHNGIVAQVR